Genomic segment of candidate division WOR-3 bacterium:
TTTTAAGCGTATTTGCTCAGAGTCTCAAAAAAAAACCTAAATTCAGCAGCCAGGCTTTGTTCGATTCCATAAAAGAAGTCATGGAAAATGTCAAGGGAGGTTATTCGGTCGTAGGCTATATAGCAAATATCGGAATGTTTGCTTTTAAAGACCCTCACGGCATAAAACCACTTTTCTTTGCCAAGAAAAATGGCAATGTTCTTTTCGCTTCCGAAACGGTTGTGGCTGACGTTTTAGAATACGATTTTATTGACGAAGTCAAACCGGGAGAAGCTGTGTGGGTGCCGGAACTGACAAGAGAAATTTCTCGGAAAATCATCTATCAGAAAGAATACAGACCTTGCGTTTTTGAATGGGTTTATTTTGCGAGACCGGATTCTATTATTGAGGGCGTTTCTGTCTACGAAGCGAGATACAGAATGGGTAAAGAGCTCGGCAATCAAATGCTCGCGGAGAAAATTGAAGCTGATGCGGTGATCCCTGTTCCAGACACAGCAAGAACCGCCGCGTTGGCAATAGCCGAGAGGATGAACATACCTTTCAAAGAGGGCCTTATCAAAAACAGGTATATCCTCCGAACTTTCATTATGCCCGATTCCATGAAAAGAGATTATTCCCTTAGACACAAGCTAAACCCGATAAAATCGGAAATAAAAGGGAAGAGGATAATTCTAGTCGACGACAGCATAGTAAGGGGAGTGACTTCAAAAAAAATCATTTCTCTGGTAAGGGAGGCTCAGGCTTCAGAGATAATTTTCGCGTCGACTTCACCTCCCATAAGACATCCTTGTGTCTATGGAATAGACATGCAGACAAAAAGAGAATTAATAGCAAACGCCAGATCTATTGATGAAGTTAGGAAATTTATCGGCGCAGACCAATTGTTCTACCTGACAATCGAAGGTTTGAGAAAAAGTGTTTCAGGCGTGAATCCATCCCTGATTGGCGAAACCAATTTCTGCGACGCCTGCTTTTCGAACAACTATCCCGGAGGGATCACGGAAGAGGAATTGGACCTTGTCGAAAAAGAAAGGCTGAAAGACAGGTTCGTGCTAAGCAATAAGATCTCTCATTCTCTCTTCAGCAAAAAGAAGTAATTCACCGAGGTTCAGATCTTTCTTAACGCTCTTAGAAGCTTCTATCACGCATTCGAAACCTGACTTAAAAAAATCTTCGATTTCCCCTTTTGAATGTCCTGGCGCATCTCCCATACCCGGCAGAAAGTGTCTGTCCCTTAAACCGTCATTGTCGTTTAGATGAACAGATCTAACCCTAGATAAGAAATTATTGGGCAGTGAATCAAGTTTATTGCCCGATATTCTCAAATGTCCTAAATCGAGACAAGCCCCCATATTGTCGAAAGGCTTCAAATACTTTGCAATATCCTGCGGGTCCGTCGCCAGCCTCGGTTTCATAAGATTTTCCATAAGAAGCTCTACGTTCCACCTGAAAGAAAAATCAGACAATTCTTCGAGTGATTTTTGGAGAGCCCATTCTTTTTCCCCAATTTGATAATCGTTCTGTGTGTCAGCGTGAAACACGACATACCTCGCTGACAGTCTGTGGGCTATCACCACTGCTTTTTCGACTTCTCTAAGAGCCTTAATTCTTTCATATTCATCCGGACAGCATATCAGGGCATACATCGGAGCGTGAAGAGAGATGACTTTGATTGCAT
This window contains:
- the purF gene encoding amidophosphoribosyltransferase; translated protein: MCGVVGILSNEICVSQIIDALVSIQHRGQDAAGAVTYDGKVFHLKKGIGLVRNVFKEKNINRLTGKIGLGHVRYPTIGSGSNEDAQPLYTNSPYGIAMVHNGNVANYNELKENLHLSRIHVNTSSDVEIILSVFAQSLKKKPKFSSQALFDSIKEVMENVKGGYSVVGYIANIGMFAFKDPHGIKPLFFAKKNGNVLFASETVVADVLEYDFIDEVKPGEAVWVPELTREISRKIIYQKEYRPCVFEWVYFARPDSIIEGVSVYEARYRMGKELGNQMLAEKIEADAVIPVPDTARTAALAIAERMNIPFKEGLIKNRYILRTFIMPDSMKRDYSLRHKLNPIKSEIKGKRIILVDDSIVRGVTSKKIISLVREAQASEIIFASTSPPIRHPCVYGIDMQTKRELIANARSIDEVRKFIGADQLFYLTIEGLRKSVSGVNPSLIGETNFCDACFSNNYPGGITEEELDLVEKERLKDRFVLSNKISHSLFSKKK
- a CDS encoding sugar phosphate isomerase/epimerase, translated to MKKLEISDFVLSSSIAIPSGLFDFLEEIAHTDFKKVEIRVESDHWDYDDPESTDRIRFLCRKNAIKVISLHAPMYALICCPDEYERIKALREVEKAVVIAHRLSARYVVFHADTQNDYQIGEKEWALQKSLEELSDFSFRWNVELLMENLMKPRLATDPQDIAKYLKPFDNMGACLDLGHLRISGNKLDSLPNNFLSRVRSVHLNDNDGLRDRHFLPGMGDAPGHSKGEIEDFFKSGFECVIEASKSVKKDLNLGELLLFAEERMRDLIA